In the genome of Schistocerca piceifrons isolate TAMUIC-IGC-003096 chromosome X, iqSchPice1.1, whole genome shotgun sequence, one region contains:
- the LOC124722523 gene encoding piggyBac transposable element-derived protein 4-like, giving the protein MYVVTHNVIFFLEDEIDDSLSSDEDENDVEGVASNPAAVPYPKDSEWTAVDTYRPLPVNTTPRQILVDIDESSSVLDCSKVFLTDSDVNELKRQTNLYASQTIQKKRRGNNLKPHSVLSSWKPVTISEMRRFLGIIFHMCVSKKPKIADHWSTNPVLSCNFCPHVMSRLRFTQILSCLHLVDNSNQKKPGEDGFHPLYKVLPYYNNLKERCIQAYRPSEKVTIDEGICPFRGRVSFRVYMQNKPHKYGLKVYAVAEASSGYVVNFEVYAGKHIVDNSSSAVILRLLSDSSLLNKGHTVYLDRFYSSPELFQQLAEKGTGAVGTVNKSRKGLPKDLVSATLKKGEMSFRRKDNVLAMKWKDKRDVYTLSTRHQATFGTHTKRNGSVVLKPLQVLDYNLNKIGVDIGDQRLQYNPFQHRTVKWWRKLYFHLLLMGVSNAFWLYNAVHRKKITITDFITVLAVQLVEDDTLEFIPRNEGTVGRLTKRHFLQHIPATTKKYAARVCHVCSSRSKKQSGKASRKETRYECEQCGVALCLEPCFKIFHTKKQYDSV; this is encoded by the coding sequence atgtatgtagttacacataatgtgatattctttttagaagacgagattgatgacagtttgtcttcagatgaagacgagaatgatgttgaaggtgttgcttcaaatccagcagctgtgccgtatccgaaagacagtgagtggactgcagttgacacctaccgacctctgcctgtcaacacgacacccaggcagatactagtggatattgatgagtcgagttctgtactggattgcagtaaagtgttccttactgacagtgacgtaaatgaactcaagagacagacaaatttgtatgcatcacagacaatacagaagaaaagaagaggaaataatctgaagccccattcagttttgagttcgtggaagccagtgactataagtgagatgaggcgtttcttgggtattattttccacatgtgtgtttcgaaaaagcccaaaattgcggaccattggagcactaatcctgttcttagttgtaacttttgtccccatgtcatgagccgtttgcgtttcactcagatactgtcatgcttgcatcttgttgacaattcaaatcagaaaaaaccaggcgaagatggatttcatccactttacaaagttttgccatattataataatttgaaggagcgatgtatccaggcatatcgtccctcagaaaaagtgacaattgatgaaggaatttgcccatttcgaggtcgtgtgagtttccgtgtttacatgcaaaataagcctcataagtatggactgaaagtatatgctgttgctgaagccagtagtggctatgttgtaaattttgaagtttatgctggtaagcatattgttgacaattcttcgtctgcggttattttgcgattgttgtctgacagcagcttgctgaacaaaggccacactgtgtatttagatcgattttattccagtccagagctatttcagcaactggcagagaaaggcactggagctgttggtactgtgaacaaatccaggaaaggattgcctaaagatttagtatctgctacgctgaaaaagggcgaaatgtcttttcggcgtaaagataatgtattggcaatgaagtggaaagataagagagatgtgtatacattgtctacaaggcatcaagcaacatttggtacgcatactaagagaaatgggtctgtagtattgaaaccacttcaggtacttgattacaacctcaataaaattggagtggatattggagaccaacgcctgcagtacaatccgttccagcacagaactgtgaaatggtggcgaaaattatatttccatttgctgcttatgggagtatcaaatgcattttggctgtacaatgcagtgcacaggaagaaaattacaataacagactttataacagtgcttgcagttcagcttgttgaagacgacacacttgaattcattccaagaaatgaaggaactgtaggtcggctaacaaagagacattttttgcagcacatacctgcaactactaagaagtatgctgctcgtgtgtgtcacgtgtgcagttccaggagcaagaaacagagtggcaaggcttctcgcaaagagacacgatacgaatgtgaacagtgtggcgttgcactctgcctggaaccttgctttaaaattttccacactaaaaaacaatatgatt